One Spinacia oleracea cultivar Varoflay chromosome 4, BTI_SOV_V1, whole genome shotgun sequence DNA segment encodes these proteins:
- the LOC110801430 gene encoding beta-ureidopropionase: MEDRSITENGNREQNPSKVVTSTSNGSICGFESLHHLLRSSLPVDTFQEVSRLIHGMNCGKPLDPITLPAAASSLSSDHDFDLQAYCFQAQKESLREPRIVRVGLIQNSIALPTTEPFLEQRRAIFQKLKPIIEAAGASGVNILCLQEAWTMPFAFCTREKSWCEFAEPVDGESTKFLQHLARKHNMVIVSPILERDVVHGETIWNTAVIIGNQGNIIGVHRKNHIPRVGDFNESTYYMEGNTGHPVFETAFGKIAVNICYGRHHPLNWMAFGLNGAEIVFNPSATVGELSEPMWPIEARNAAIANNYFVGSINRVGTESFPNPFTSGDGKPQHKDFGHFYGSSHFSAPDASCSPSLSRYRDGLMVADMDLNLCRQIKDKWGFRMTARYELYAEMLARYVHPDFQPQIVTDPLIPLVDNKFPS; the protein is encoded by the exons ATGGAAGATAGAAGCATAACCGAAAATGGAAACAGAGAACAAAACCCATCAAAGGTGGTCACTTCCACCTCTAATGGTTCAATTTGTGGGTTCGAATCGCTTCACCACCTCCTTCGTTCTTCTCTCCCTGTCGACACTTTCCAG GAAGTAAGCAGGTTGATTCATGGAATGAATTGTGGAAAACCACTTGATCCTATCACACTTCCAGCTGCAGCTTCAAGTTTGTCCTCTGACCATGATTTTGATCTTCAG GCATACTGCTTTCAAGCTCAGAAGGAATCTCTAAGAGAGCCTCGGATTGTAAGAGTGGGTCTTATTCAGAATTCTATCGCCCTTCCCACTACAGAACCTTTTTTAGAGCAGAGAAGGGCCATTTTTCAGAAATTGAAGCCCATAATAGAGGCTGCAGGTGCTTCAGGAGTCAATATTTTATGCCTTCAG GAAGCATGGACTATGCCATTTGCGTTTTGTACCCGAGAGAAAAGTTGGTGTGAATTTGCCGAGCCTGTCGATGGGGAGTCAACAAAATTTTTGCAACATCTTGCAAGGAAACACAACATGGTGATTGTAAGTCCCATTCTAGAGAGGGATGTTGTACATGGAGAGACAATATGGAACACTGCTGTTATTATTGGAAATCAGGGTAACATCATTGGCGTACATAGAAAG AACCATATTCCTAGGGTTGGGGACTTCAATGAGAGCACATATTACATGGAAGGAAACACTGGACACCCCGTTTTTGAGACAGCATTTGGAAAAATTGCCGTTAACATTTGCTATGGTAGGCATCATCCTTTAAACTGGATGGCTTTTGGCTTGAATGGAGCAGAGATAGTATTTAACCCATCAGCTACTGTTGGTGAACTCAGTGAACCCATGTGGCCAATTGAG GCACGTAATGCTGCAATAGCAAATAATTATTTCGTTGGCTCAATAAACCGGGTTGGAACCGAGAGCTTCCCGAATCCATTCACCTCTGGAGATGGAAAGCCACAGCATAAGGATTTTGGTCACTTCTACGGTTCCAGTCATTTTTCTGCACCAGATGCTTCTTGCAGTCCGTCCCTCTCTCGTTACAGAGATGGTTTGATGGTTGCAGATATGGATTTAAACCTCTGTAGGCAGATCAAAGATAAGTGGGGTTTCAGAATGACTGCAAGGTATGAACTCTATGCAGAGATGCTCGCTCGTTATGTGCATCCAGATTTCCAGCCTCAGATCGTTACTGATCCATTAATTCCATTGGTAGATAACAAGTTTCCATCTTAA